TCAATGCGAGCACGGGCAGGATCAGCAAGACACCCATCCGCGAGCCGGTCAGGATTGCAGCGAGGAGCAGGACGGCCTGCCCCGCTACGAGAACCGGCATCCGGCGCCGCAGGATCGCAGGGGGCATTGCCTTGGTGGCGAAATATGCGCTCAGCGCCAGCGAACCGATCAGCAGCACATCGACTGCGGCATTTCGGTTGGCGTGGAATCCGGTCAGCCAGCCGCGATGGCTCAATTCGTAAAGCTGGAATGCGCCATTGCCGCTCGCCAGCTGGAGCGCGCCCAACACGGCTCCGGCAAGCGCCAACCCGGCTATGGCAAGGACGAGAAGGCGGCGGTCGCGCGATGGCAGTTTCGCGGTCGCCCACATGATGGCGACCGCCGGGACCAGCGCAAGCAGACCGGCGAGCGTCCTCGAGGGACTGACGCTTATCGGCTGCCAGGTGCCCGCCCCGTCGACAAGGGAAAGCGAGGCAATTTCCAGCTCGCGGCCCGGGAGGGCCTGCCACAGGCCCGGGGGCAGCGGGATCAATTGGAGGAGCGGTACCAAGACCAAAAGGCCGCCAATCCACAGCAGCTCGCGCGGAACAGGCAGCAAGGCTTCGTCGTGTTCGGCATCGGCCCACCAGACCCAGCCGATCAGTGCTGCGACAAAGCCCAGTTGCACGATGATTTCGGCCTTGGGGCTTGGCGAGCCACCGCCACCGAAGATCATGGCCACCGCCAGAAAACCGGCCACCAGCAAGCCGTGGCGAGATACTCGTCTGGCGTTTCTTCTGCGCAAGCGTCCGTTCCCCGTCAGGCTGGGCACTGCCCTAGCCTGAGCAGGGAGGAGAAGGAACTACATCGAGCGGGCAATCACCATCTTCATGACTTCGTTCGAGCCGCCGAAAATGCGGGTAATACGACTGTCGCGGTACATCCGTGCGATCGGGTAGTCGTTGATGTAGCCGGCACCGCCATGGAATTGCAGGCACTTGTCGACCACTTCGCCCTGCAGTTCGGTGACCCAGTACTTGGCCATGCAGGCCGTATCGACACTGAGTTCACGCTTGAGGTGCTTTGCAATGCAATCGTTGACGAAGACCCGCGCCGCGGTCGCGCGTGCCTTCAGGTCGGCCATGACGAATTGCGTGTTCTGGAAATCCCAGATCGTCTGTCCGAAAGCCTTGCGCGACTTGACGAATTCCATCGTCGTCTCGAGTGCTTTCTCGATTCCCGTCATTGCGCCCATGGCAATGATCAGGCGCTCCTGCGGCAATTCCCCCATGAGCTGGTAGAAGCCCTTGCCTTCTTCACCGCCGAGCACGTTTTCGGCCGGGACGAAAACATCGTCGAAGAACAGTTCCGAGGTATCTGCGGCGTCCATGCCGATCTTGTCGAGCTTCTTGCCGCGCTGGAAACCTTCGGCACCTTCCGTCTCGAGCAGCATGAGCGAAATGCCCTTGGCGCGCTCGTTGGGATCGGTCTTGGCGACAACGATGATGAAATCGGCGGTCTGGCCATTGGAGATATAGGTCTTGGCGCCGTTGATCCGGTAGCCGTTGCCGTCCTTAAGCGCCGTGGTGGTGATACTTTGCAGGTCGGAGCCGACGCCCGGTTCCGTCATCGCAATCGCGCTCACCAGCTCGCCGTTGACGAGCTTGGGCAGGTACTTCTTCTTCTGCTCTTCGGTGCCGTGGCGCACGAGGTAAGGCAGGATCACGGTATTGTGCAGGCTGGCGGCGAAGCCTTCGACGCCATGTTTCGCCTGCTGGTCGATGACCACCATTTCGTGGCGGAAATCACCGCCATGGCCGCCATATTCCTCGGGGACCGAAGTGCCGAGAAGGCCCGCTTCGCCGGCCTCGTTCCAGAACCCACGCTCAACCTGGCCTTCTTCGCGCCATTTCAGGACGCGCTTTTCGGGAGCGTGCTTTTCATAGAACTTCCCGACGGCGTCGGCGAAGATCGAGATCTCCTCGTCCTCCATAAATTCGGGCTGCGGTACGTCGATGACGGGCATTTATTGGGTTCCTCTCGATTATCCTTTTGTGGGCTCGGGCCGCTTACTTGCCCTTCCAGTTCGGCTTGCGCTTTTCGGCGAAGGCTGCCGCGCCCTCGCGTGCATCTTCTGAGACGAAGACCGGGCCGATCAGCTGGGCCTGCTTGTCGTAGCGTTCGCCCATCGCCCAGCCGCGCGATTCCTTCATGATCTGCTTCGATACGCGAACCGCGAGCGGACCGTTTTCCGCGATCTTGGCGGCAAGTTCCTTCGCCCCGTCGAGGGCGGAGCCATCGGTCACGCGATTGACGAGGCCGAGTTCGTAGGCGCGATCCGAGCCGATGAAGTCGCCGGTCAGCGCCAGTTCCATGGCGACCCGTTCGGGAATCTGGTCGGGCAGCATCATGACGCCGCCTGCCGCCGCCACGAGGCCGCGCTTCGCTTCGGGGATGCCGAATTTCGCATCCTTGTGCGCAACAACGAGGTCGCAGGCGATCATCAGTTCGAGACCGCCGGCAAGCGCATAGCCTTCGACAGCAGCGATCAGCGGCTTCTTCGGAGGAGCCTGGACCACGCCGCCGAACCCGCGACCCTCGATGCTGGGCGATTCGCCGCGAAG
This DNA window, taken from Qipengyuania seohaensis, encodes the following:
- a CDS encoding O-antigen ligase family protein, whose product is MAGFLAVAMIFGGGGSPSPKAEIIVQLGFVAALIGWVWWADAEHDEALLPVPRELLWIGGLLVLVPLLQLIPLPPGLWQALPGRELEIASLSLVDGAGTWQPISVSPSRTLAGLLALVPAVAIMWATAKLPSRDRRLLVLAIAGLALAGAVLGALQLASGNGAFQLYELSHRGWLTGFHANRNAAVDVLLIGSLALSAYFATKAMPPAILRRRMPVLVAGQAVLLLAAILTGSRMGVLLILPVLALNAMILRPFADGRLLKIAGRAASFGVILLLALPLILAGNPRLAAVASRFDASGDARLTLWRDTLGAIEAFFPFGSGIGSFPVAFAPHQSFESLSEAFINRAHNDYLEFFLEAGLLAPIVLLAGAYLLIRTAIAAWAHAPWDRAPQIFACGTLGVIALHSLVDYPLRNMAIACLAGVAAGMLTATRPAREDKREADGDR
- a CDS encoding acyl-CoA dehydrogenase family protein, which produces MPVIDVPQPEFMEDEEISIFADAVGKFYEKHAPEKRVLKWREEGQVERGFWNEAGEAGLLGTSVPEEYGGHGGDFRHEMVVIDQQAKHGVEGFAASLHNTVILPYLVRHGTEEQKKKYLPKLVNGELVSAIAMTEPGVGSDLQSITTTALKDGNGYRINGAKTYISNGQTADFIIVVAKTDPNERAKGISLMLLETEGAEGFQRGKKLDKIGMDAADTSELFFDDVFVPAENVLGGEEGKGFYQLMGELPQERLIIAMGAMTGIEKALETTMEFVKSRKAFGQTIWDFQNTQFVMADLKARATAARVFVNDCIAKHLKRELSVDTACMAKYWVTELQGEVVDKCLQFHGGAGYINDYPIARMYRDSRITRIFGGSNEVMKMVIARSM
- a CDS encoding crotonase/enoyl-CoA hydratase family protein, whose product is MSEEVLTEVDNGVLIVTINRPEAKNAMTKAAAEGIAAAMDRLDAEDDLRVGILTGAGGTFCSGMDLKGFLRGESPSIEGRGFGGVVQAPPKKPLIAAVEGYALAGGLELMIACDLVVAHKDAKFGIPEAKRGLVAAAGGVMMLPDQIPERVAMELALTGDFIGSDRAYELGLVNRVTDGSALDGAKELAAKIAENGPLAVRVSKQIMKESRGWAMGERYDKQAQLIGPVFVSEDAREGAAAFAEKRKPNWKGK